One window of Alkaliphilus metalliredigens QYMF genomic DNA carries:
- the yihA gene encoding ribosome biogenesis GTP-binding protein YihA/YsxC produces MKIKTSDIVMSAVAPKQYPEEGLPEIALAGRSNVGKSSLINTILNRKKLARVSSSPGKTRTLNFYLINKEFHLVDLPGYGYARVSKGEKSSWGKMLETYLSNRPNLYEVVLLIDIRHEPSEQDQQMYQWIRHYGYGTIVVATKSDKIARSQHQKHFKMIRDTLGMSPEDRLIPISSLKKLGIEQLWGALEDIFVENELPITIEKEAPK; encoded by the coding sequence ATGAAAATTAAAACATCGGATATTGTGATGAGTGCAGTGGCACCCAAACAATATCCTGAAGAAGGATTACCAGAAATTGCACTAGCAGGACGATCAAATGTTGGTAAATCTTCTTTGATTAACACAATACTAAACAGAAAAAAATTAGCTAGAGTCAGCTCTAGCCCTGGAAAAACCCGTACCCTTAACTTTTACTTGATTAATAAGGAATTTCATCTTGTGGATTTGCCGGGCTATGGTTATGCAAGAGTCTCTAAGGGAGAAAAAAGTTCTTGGGGAAAAATGTTAGAGACCTATTTATCCAATCGACCTAATCTTTATGAGGTCGTACTGTTAATAGATATTCGACATGAACCCAGTGAGCAAGATCAACAGATGTATCAATGGATTAGGCATTATGGATATGGAACCATAGTGGTTGCAACTAAATCCGACAAAATAGCAAGATCACAGCATCAGAAGCATTTTAAAATGATACGAGATACCTTAGGCATGTCACCAGAGGATCGTTTGATTCCAATCTCTTCATTAAAAAAACTAGGCATTGAGCAATTATGGGGTGCATTAGAAGATATATTTGTGGAAAATGAATTACCGATCACAATAGAGAAAGAAGCGCCAAAGTAG